The genomic region GTGAGTGCGGCCGGCTGGCGGCTGGGCTGGGGCTCCGGTAGGGTCCGGGCAGGGTCAGCCCTGGCTAACCCCGGACTCCCTCTCAGGTGGCGCTTACCGTGAAGGCCTTGCAGCGGTTCCGTCTGGGCACCGACATGTCGCTCTTTGCCACCGAGCAGCTGGGTGCTGGGGCGGGCCAGACCTACCCGGGGTACCCGGTGGGCAGCGGTGTGGAAGGCACGGAGACCTACCAGAGCCCGCCCTTCACCGAGACCCTGGACACCAGCCCCAAAGGGTACCAGGTCCCTGCCTACTAGAGGCCAGCAGGCCCAGACCAAGGCGCAAAGGCTGCCCCACCCATGCAGGGTCCAAGGCCTTCTGGGGCCTCCCTCAGGTCCTCCTGGTCCAGCAGCAGGGAGTGGATGCTGTGGGTCATCTGGGGCCAAGAGAAGGTGGCCTCCAGGGTGCCTGGGCTGTGCCCCCCAAGTTCCTCCGGTCCCCTTAGTCCCCAGCTCAGGGCCAGAGGTCCTGAGGAGGGATCATCATGGCCCTGGGCATGTGTCCTCCAGCCTCCAGTGGACCAGCCTGGCAGGGGGCCATTCCCCTCGTGAGCCAGCCAGGGCTCACCTGCCCACTCCGGGGTCAGAGGTCCAGCTGCCCTCCATAGCCGGGTGCGGGAGCTGCCCTGGACTCGGGGTGCCTGGGGGAAGGAACACCGCCCTCACCCCGTGGCTCGGCGAGCGTGGCCAGTTCTCCACCCCCCGTCCCCGTGGATATTGGTGGTCCTCGCTTTGCCCTGTGCCTCACCCTGTGGGGCCCCCTGCTCTGCCTGGAGCCGCCCCCATTTCCTCTCACAGGCACACTAGAGTAGCCCGGCCCTGTGGATGTTGTGATTGTGGTCAAGTCTAAAGGTTTCACCTTGTAGTTCCTCACAAgcagcccctctgtctgtggccccagctccagcccttACCTGCCTCGGCCCAGGCCCCTGCTGGGGTGCGGGCAGCTCTGGCCAGAAAAGCACAACGTGGCTGTAGGCCTGAGCATCGGCTCTCTCGCAGCCTTTCAGTAAGACCTTGCCCCAGGGAGGCTCCGGACACTGGGTGCCTGCAGGACACGCCCCCCACGAGGAGAGGCCTCGAGGCTCCACCTGCCCACCATGCCCTGGAGATGGCCATTCCCTGCAAACCCTGTTACCTAGGCCTCCTCGACTAGTCCAACTCCCCACACTGCACCCCACTTTAAGGCCCAGCCCgaggtgtgtggggggggtcCCTCTGCATAGCTGAGTACTCATGCATTGCTCAAAGCTGGCTTTTCACATTAAGTCAATACCAAATGCGGTTGCCACATTCATTCTTACAGACAGATGCCTCCCTCAGGAGTTGCAGTTGAGTGACAACCCTGTACATTGTAGCATAGACCGATTATTTGTGGATATTTAAGTGAACATGTTTACAATTTTTGTATATATGgatctctcccctccctcttctgaAAGAACAATCAGTGATTGTGTATTTTCAGTGTCCCATGTTCCAACTGCAACTTCTTTACAATAAAGACTGTAAATGAGTTTACTGTGACCTTTCCACTCCTGTCCCTCCAGTACCAGAGATTGGGACCTGAGGAGCACCAGGGCCCCAAATCCAGAAGGGCTGACGCCCCTGTTCTGGAGAGTGCTAGGGAAACCCATCCAGATTTCTCCAGATGTCCCCTTCTTACCACCTCCTGTTCCCGAGACCCCTGCCCTGTATACCATGCAGTGTCCAGAGCCACGTTCCATGGCCAGCTCCCCTTTGGAGATGTCCCCAGCTTGGTCTTGTTGACTTTTGAATTTGTCTTTTGGGagttttatttcagttactttttcatttcttactgGTTAACAACCTTCTAATTGATTCAAGGAAGCAGGCAGGAGCTAGGGCTGGGGTTCTGGCTTGGCCATGTTCGAGCTTGGTCTCAACTTGTACCCTTCCAGAGGAGAAGAGCAGTTCCCATGGTCAAaggtgcagttcagttcagttcagtcactcagtcatgtccgatgctttgagaccccatgggctgtagcataccaggcctccctgtccatctccaactcccggagcttactcaaattcatgtgcatcgagtcggtgatgccatccaaccatcttatcctctgtcatccccttctcccgccttcaatctttcccatcatcagggtcttttccagtgagttagttcttctcatcaggtgggcgagtattggaacttcagctttagcatcagtccttccagtgaatattcagaactgatttcctttaggatggactgttttgatctccttgcagtaggTGTAGTAGTTGCTAAGGTGCAGTAGGTGTTAACATAAACTTGTGTTAAGAGCTCAGAGTAGTGCTTGTCTTCAGGCTGTGTTGCCTGGTATTGTTATGGTCCTTGGTTCTTTAAGAATCAGCGTTTTTAGTATGAGTGAGATAGCCCATCTTCCAGGTTACTCTGAGGGTGTTGGCTTGTGCTCAGGTCTGCAGAGGGCATCAGCTATAAGGGGCTTCTTCCGTGTGATAGGGAACGCAGGTGGCCTCCTCGCAGCCCTATGGAGAGTGAAGAGGGTGACGGCTTTGATTCCTAGCAGGCGCCAAAGCTCAGCCATCACCCAGAAACTTGCTCCAGTCTCACCATAGGTAGGTAAGCCCTCGGGTTCAGACAGGCAATGCCCACccccttctgcttcttttagaaagatatctccatttcttctcaagTAAGGATATTGCCTCATTTGGAGGTGGCTATGTGTTTAGATCTTGCTTCCTACTATTTATATGTGTTTGTGGCAGAATGGGGAGATTTCAGAACATGCCTGGTTCCTTTCCAAAATACTGGATCTGTTTCTAAATTGTTCCTGCCAGAGTTTACTTTAGAAGCTCTCTCAGTGGTCTGTGGATGTAAACCTTGGGTCTGTGTGACTCCTGGGTTCTGGAAGGACAGTTTTACTGGGTACACAGTGTAGGTCAAGCATGGCTGGCTCTGCTTCTGGAGGGCTTGGGCGCTGCTTGACCTCCAAGACCCGGGCCCAGGGTCAGCTGCTTCTTCTTGCGAGCAGAGCCTaactgcctccctctccccacaggcCCCCTACCCCCAGCCCACAGTACTCCCTGAGACCACCTGAGCTGTAGTGTCTGAACACTCTGAGTACGGTGACCTCGGAAGGCAGAGAAGCTCAGAACACCAGCTATGTGCATTAttgcaaaataaatttatttgaagaTAAACTGTCTTAAAAAGTTCAGAGGCAATTGGAGATCCCAGATTCAGCTAGTCTCATAAAAAGATTCAACTTCAAGTAGCACAATTTTGTGTCTTTTAATCCTGAACGTTCTTTAGTCACGAAACAGCCAACTGTTTACACATCGCACTCAACATCTGACTCCAGCACCCATGGACTCTGGCTCAGGGACCGTGGTGCTGCAGCCTTTGGGCTCAGGGGCTCCAGGAAGGGGCCAGGGGCCACCAGCCCTGACAGCACACACAGGTCCCGGCACCTGGCCCTTCCCTCCCCGGTGCCCTCCGGAGGCATGAGAACGTAAACCCAGAGCAGCCTGCTGCTGCGGCAGGGGTGTCTCTAGTTTCCAGGAGGAATCCAGAGGGATCCCCCACGAGGGTGTGCCGGTAGGTTGCAGCGGGCCTTCCCGGTGATCCCCGGAGAGCCAGCCAACTGAGGGGCCTGAGCAGGTGGCCTCACTggctgcctgggggtggggacagggaaaAGGGAGGCTCATGGGGGCGGTGGCTCCTGCCTGCGCTGGCGGGAGCTACATCAGAGCTACGTGAGGATCCTGGCGAGGGCCTGCAGGGAGGGGAAGTCATCGTCCCGGGCGGCGTGCAGCGCCTGGTGGCTGCCCACATCGCCGTGCGCCAGCACCTGCTGGCAAGTGGGGCACACGCAGCAGTCCAGGCCCACCTGCCGGGTGCTGGCCTGCCATGCACTCTTCCTATTCTTCTTGGCCTTTGTGCCGGGAGGCTTCTCGCGGCCCCGGAAGTCCGTGTGCGCCAACAGCAGCTCCTGCTGCTTGGCCGTGTCAGGCAGCAGCACCAGTAGCTCGTTGAAGATCTTCTCGAAGTTCTCCCCTAGCAGGTCCCGGCAGCTCTTGTAATACTGGGCTGCGGAGATCACGCCCTGCCAGCCAGAGCAGACCCAGTCACGCCCAGCCCCGGCCTGGGCCCCAGTGGCCGGGCTGGCCCCCGCACCCCTGCCTGCCTGACCTGTCTGAACTCCCCCGAGTAGCTCTTGAATTTGCTGAAGCGGGCCTCGTCGCTCTGCAGGAAGTCCCTGATGGACTGGATAAGCTGCAGGTTCCTCTCCCGGAAGTTCTCGGGGACCAGGTAGGCCCGGGGCACGGGCGTCGGCCTGGGTCTGAATTGGAAGGAAGTGGAGGCTTCTGCCTTTGGGGAGGCCCAAGCTGAAGGCACTCTCCCCCGGGGGCATGGGGTCAGGGGCCTGCCCACACTTACGCTTTTGTGGTGGTCGTAGTGCTGGGGACGCAGGCCGGGTGGGGGCTAGACGGAAGGCTGGAGAAGCCGGGGGGTGGCTTGCTGACAGGGGGCGCCAGGCCCGGCGGAGGCGGAGTGCCCTTCAGGAGCACCACGGCGTTGAAGCCTGCGGGGCGTGGGGTGCACGGGAAGGTCCCAGGACGTGACCTCACTGGTCAGGCACAGGCGGGCCCCAGTCCCCACTTTCCACACGCCGCCCCCCCTTCCGCCGGGGTCACAGTCAGGCTCTGGCCCCACTGCTCCTCCCCACAGAGCAGCCCCTCCCCACAGAGTGGGTCCAGGGCCCGCTGATGCTGACGACGCCAAGGGCCGGCACACATGTTGTGCTCCCTCATGGCAAATCTTGGCCTGAGTTAACTACTCTGTCCTCATCTCAAGAGGCTGCCAGGACTGCCCCAACTTGCAGGAGGAAAGGTCACAGAGGAGCTATATGGCAGACCGCGGTCACAGGCTCACAGACCTGTAGCCTGCATCCAGATCTGGCTACCAGGCGCCGAGGCAGTGGGAAGGGCCTACACATGCCCGTCTGCCCGCCTGCGCCACCCTGGGCCTCACCCCACTACCCCAGCCCTTTCCCAGGGTCCCGTGGCAGGCCTGGGCCAGCACACctacctgggggtgggggcatccTGGGTGGGCAAGGACCACAGAGCGCCGGGAAGTCTTCCTGGGGCGTGGGGCAGGGGGGCGGCCCCAGAGGCCTTGGGAGCCCAGGGGGCTCCTTGGGGGTGCTCCGAGCTGGGGCCGGCCCCTCTGAGTGTCCATTAACAATGACGGCAGCGGGCCCCTCAGCTCTGCCCGGGGGCGCCGTGGGGGCCAGCTCGGCCCCAGGGGGCCCCTCTCTGTCAGGGAGCGGGGGCGATGTGGCACCTGACTTCTCGGAGCCCACCTTCTTCTTCTTGCCGGCCTTGGTGAAGGTCTGGGTGGCAGCCCCGGCCAGCAGGGAGGAGACGGCGACTGTCGTGGGCACGCTCCGCAGCTCCTGGGCCGTGAGGCCCGCACGGCCATCCTCCTCCGCCTCCTCTGCGGGAGGTGGCCCACCCTTTTTGCCCCCCTTTCCTCCCTTGCCAGACTTCCTGGGGGGCTGGCTCCCCCCGCTGGTGGACTGGGAGCCCGGGGCAGAATGCGCCACCTTCTTGCTGGCCCCGCTGTTCCAGGCAGAGATGAGGCTGGTGGGGGCACTGCTGGGCTTGGAGGCGGAGGGCACCAGGGCAGGGAAGTCTTCCTCCTGGAAGGTGGTCCTGCCCCTGGCGGGCACAGGGTAAGCCAGCGCCAGCCCCACAGGGCCTGGGGCGGCTGCTGCGGAGCTCGAGGACAAAGCGGAGGCACAGAGACTGGGGAAGTCTTCATCCTTGAGCTTCGAAACGGGGGGCGGGAGAGCGCTGTGCAGAAAGCAGACAGGGGTCAGCGGCCTACATGCTCTGGCCTGCCTCACCCCCCACCCGCGCAGGAGCCCTGGTGCCCGCACCCACCCTCCCCAACCCTCGGTAGGAGCCCCAAGCCCCACACGCATGTACTTTGGGAGTGTGGCTCCTGCAGCCGGGCCAGTGGTGGAAAAGGTGTCCTGGTTCACAGGACCATTGGCAGAGGCTTCCTTGGGACCTACGAGACGCACGAGAACTCTTGTCAGGGCTAAGCAGTGTCGAGGGGGCAGGATCAGGCCTGGCAGGGTGACCAACTGGAGGGCACATGGCTTCTCACCGACCTTGTTATCAGGAGCCTGTGTCCTGTCTGTCGGGCCTGGGTGGGCCTGCCTGCAGGGGAGCTGCTCACCTGGGCCCTCGCCCGGAGTCCGGGCCGGGCGCCGGGGACCACGGGCCTCCTCAGGACCCCGCAGCCCCGCCTCCTCCTTCTTGGGCCTGCTGCCCTCTTCCCGGTCCTCAGTCCTGCgtgtctcctgctgctgctgctgctgctgctgctgctgctgctgctgggcggCCACTGAGGCCCGGATGGCTGCTGCCACTTCTCGGTCCTCTTCTTCCCTAGAATGGGGAGGCCTTCAGGCTGGGCCGGGCCAGGCCAGGACTACAGCAACGCGGCGTGAAGGACTGGGGAGGGGCCTCACCCGGGGAAGCCCAGACGCCAGAGGCCGGCCTGCCAGCAGCCAGTGGAGGTGCCAGCCCGGCCTCCCCGGCCAGGTGAGGGCGCTGTGGGGGCAGCAGGACCACTGCCCCACCAACCTCGGGCACTGGAGCCAGGGAAACACCCAGCCCAGTTCTCTGGGGCAGTGCCTGGGCACTGCAGATGCCTCGGTCCAGCTGGCCGCGGGGCAGCCCAGTCAGAGCATGTGCCCGCCACAGCAGGGCCTCCTAGCACACCTGCACTATACCCCCGTGACCGGGGCCCCTCACAGCCTAGTCTGCAGGGTCGTGGCATCCCTGATTAaatgagaggagaaaggagaatgtCCCACTCAGGACGCCGAGCGACCCTGTTGCCATGCCCGGGACACAGAGGCCAGAAGGCCCAGCTCCCTGACCCAGCGCCTGTCTCAGCCCAGCTGTCCACACTGCCCCAGCCTCTGGTGGAGCCAGGGGACAGAGGTCCTGGCGGCTAGCAAATCCTCCCACCTCTTGTACCTCCAGCTTCCTCGGCGACTCTGCTGGGCTCCGCGGCCGCTGGCCCGGCCCGTGCGGCCCTGGCGGTTGTACCTGTCCAGCTCCTCGTAGTCCTCGCCGCCAATGACCCCTGCGGCCAGCACACAGCCAGTCAGGCCCAGGCTGGACCCCGCAGAGGCCTCCCTGTGTACCACACCGTGGACTCCAGGGGCAGGCACAGACGCCTCTCGGAGTCACAGTGGCCCCGAGCCTCTACGCCCCACCCCCCAGGTCAAGCAGGAActgggctgggagaggggcctgggccTCCTGGCCCTGCCATCCCAGGAGGGACCCCCACACAGCAGGTGCTCGGTAATCCTCCTGACCCAAAGAAGAGGCCCAAGGACCCCTGCACAGCAGAGCTGAGGCCCCCTGGGAGCCAGGCGGCGTGAAGAGCTCCCACCCCCACATGCTCACGGCCGTGTCCGTCGTCCCCGCTGACGCTGAGGGGTTGCGCAGGGCCTGCATCTGAGCCCTGCAGGGAGCGCAGGCAGTGGGGACCCCGCTCACCCTCGCTCCGGCGCGAGTGCCTGGGCGCATAGCTGAACTGCAGGTCGATCTGGCGGTTCTGGCGGGCCTCGGCGCGGCTGCGGCTGTGGCAGGCCGTCCTGTGGGCCTTCAGGTCGATCTCGGTGCGGAAGGCGTGCGTGAACTGCTCGGTGCTGCAGCGGCCCTCCTCGCACAGGAAGTGCTTCTCACGGAAGTGCTCACGCAGGTACGCGTAGTCGCTGCGGGGGCCGGGCGTCAGCGGGGCCTGCGCCGGCCCACCCGGCCCCGGGGTCCCCATGCGTCTACGCCCACCTGTAGTAGTCCTGGGCCCCGTCCGCGTCGCAGAAGTGGCAGAAGTAGTGGTCACGACGCAGGTGCTTGAGGAGCTCGTCGTTGTCCAGGTAGCGCTCGTCACAGAACTTGCAGAGGGGGTGTCCGCGGTGCGAGGTGTCGTCGGGGTCCCCCTGCATGCGGTGCCGAGCCAGGTCCTTGCGCGAGTACCACTTCCGCTCGTGCGTGAAGATCTGCGGGGAAGGGGCGCTGGGCGCGGGCGAGCTCCCCAGCCTCCCGTCCCTCCCGGCCCCACGGCGCAGAGGGCCTGAGGTGGCCTCGGTGCTGCCCCGGGCCCAGCTGCCTGGTGGCCCGCGGGGTTAGGGGCAGCGGCGGGGCTCCGTGAGGCGGAGGACCCGGGAGGCAGCCTGGCGGGCTCACCTGCAGGTGCCTGAGGCAGAGCTTACAGCAGAACAGCTCATGCTGCTTCCGCATGTGCTGCTCCAGGTCCCCGAAGAGGCTGAAGGGCGGCCGCTCGGGACAGCGGGGGCACTCGTGCTGCAGCAGCTGCCTGGGGAGACACCGGGCCAGCCCCCCCACGACACTCAGCGCCACCGGCCCCAGGGAGCACGaggacccacccccaccccacagacaCCCTGGGAGTGAGCGCCAGGAGGGTGGGCGCCCCGACTGCTGCGTCAGATGGTGCCAGGCCCGGGCCCCGAGCCCAACAAGGCCCCAGGCCAGGAGACGGCCCCCCACCTGGAAGATGGGGGCTACCCCCAAGACAACCATACCCCTCGTGGGGTTTTTCCTCGACAGGTGAAGAACCTGACTCACACCAGCTCCGGTGCACCTCACAGAAGCAGGGAGTTACCCCGCCACACCCCCTATTTCAGGAGAGCCCGCTGACAGGAACCAGCCACCAGGCCCCGAGGGAGGCGAGGAGCACGGGCAGGGTGAGGCGTGTCCATCTGTCCCACCACAGAGCACCCACAGACCCGCAGGAGCCCGGTCGAGAAGTCCTCTCACCTGTAGAGGGCAAACACCCTCCCGTCCATGAAGTAGATGTCATATTTCTTCTCGTGCTGCAGCTGGTGCAGAGGGATGGTGGCAAAGGCAGGGAGCGTCTTCCCGAAGACCACCTGAAACCAGAGCCAAAGGGGCCGCTGGGCAGGCCGTGGATGCGCACTGCAGGGCGCCTCCTGGGAGGCCGGGACAAAGACGCACCAGCCGGCCTGGCCTCCAGGGGGCAGgaccccacccaccccagaccGACAGGCTGCCCGGGGGCAGTGACGGATCAGACAGCTGGCCACCAGGGGCTCAATCCACGGGTGCTGAGCACAGGACAACAGGCCCGGGAGGAAGAAGAGACAGTCCAAGAAGCAGCTGAGGAAAGAGTGAATGCCACCCGCCAGACCGTATCAGGTGACCATGCATCAGGCCTggccaccctccaccccccatgAGGCTTCCGTGATGTCACGGGAGGGGGCCCCCCCCAGGACTCAGTCATAGCCCCGGCTGTTCTTGGCCAGCTTCCTGCCTGTTAACTGGGTGGTCTGGGGACGCCACATGGCTCAGCTGGTGTGATGGACGTGAAAACTGCAGCCGGCCGCTTCTCAGGGTCTCCAGCACTCGGTAAAGCTGCTGGGCCAGACATTGACGCTGGACAAGGTCACCCCAGCCTGGCCTCCAGGGCTCTCCTGCAGGCGCAAGCCCCCCCTGAGCTGACAagggccctgctccctgcaggGCCCCCTGTCCTCCCCGCCCTGCCCCTGCACCAAGACCACACAGGCCCATCTCACTCGGCCACTTTCTGATCCGCCACTGCCCCCAGCCTGGAGCTGGCTACTCGCCTCAGCTCAGCGTCCAGGCCAGCACACCCAGGGGACATCCTCACCTCGGGAAAGGCCACATCAAGGTCACCCCTGTTATATTTAGGCCCAGCTATGGAGGATGTCTGAAACCAAAACAGCCATGAACTTGGGAGAGCCGAGGACTGGCTGGGGAGACGGAGTGGTTATGCTGGCCCCCACAGCACGGTGGTTAAAACCAGTTCCCGGGGGCTCTGGCAGTTGGGGGGGAGATGGGGAGCTAAGCCTCCACTTCTGAGGATATGCCCCATTGTTCGGGGGCAACCAAGCCTtgccccctcctgcctccaagGGAAGTGTCCCAGTCCAGCCAAGACCGACCTGGAGGaccaggggtggggggatgaCAGGCCCCGAAGACCTTTCTTCCCGTCACCACGCTGGCAAGCCAGGCAGAGGGACGTGGAGGCTGCAGCCCCAGCTACACCAGCCGCACTCCTGTGGCCTGTCTTCACAGCGGAATCTCGCTCTGCCAGCAAGGCTCACCCTATACCCTCTGCCCAGGGTCTCCTGACAGGTCCGGAAGGGACATGGGAAAGGCCTGGGCTGCACACTGGCCTCTTCTCATGGGATCTGCGCTCCAAGAGCAAGCCCacgcccagccctgccctccccccactcccaggGGTGCTTTTCCAGAACAGACCCCGTTCCTGCTCGGGGACAGGCGCCCGCAGGTGCAGGGCCCCGAACTGCTAAGTACCTGCTGGCGCTGCAGAACACAGAAGCCAACCTCCAGGATGCCACACCCCCATGACCATCCCTCAAGGGACGCCCCAAAGCTGCCAAAGAGTCCCAGACTGGCAGACAGCAGAAAAACGATATCCCTCCCCAGAAACACTGGTGAGGGGAGGCCCCTCCCCTCAGAGTT from Odocoileus virginianus isolate 20LAN1187 ecotype Illinois chromosome 33, Ovbor_1.2, whole genome shotgun sequence harbors:
- the ZNF598 gene encoding E3 ubiquitin-protein ligase ZNF598 isoform X3; protein product: MAGAAAAGPEGRRAVQEAVAPAPERGGGSCVLCCGDLEATALGRCDHPVCYRCSTKMRVLCEQRYCAVCREELRQVVFGKTLPAFATIPLHQLQHEKKYDIYFMDGRVFALYRQLLQHECPRCPERPPFSLFGDLEQHMRKQHELFCCKLCLRHLQIFTHERKWYSRKDLARHRMQGDPDDTSHRGHPLCKFCDERYLDNDELLKHLRRDHYFCHFCDADGAQDYYSDYAYLREHFREKHFLCEEGRCSTEQFTHAFRTEIDLKAHRTACHSRSRAEARQNRQIDLQFSYAPRHSRRSEGVIGGEDYEELDRYNRQGRTGRASGRGAQQSRRGSWRYKREEEDREVAAAIRASVAAQQQQQQQQQQQQQETRRTEDREEGSRPKKEEAGLRGPEEARGPRRPARTPGEGPGPKEASANGPVNQDTFSTTGPAAGATLPNALPPPVSKLKDEDFPSLCASALSSSSAAAAPGPVGLALAYPVPARGRTTFQEEDFPALVPSASKPSSAPTSLISAWNSGASKKVAHSAPGSQSTSGGSQPPRKSGKGGKGGKKGGPPPAEEAEEDGRAGLTAQELRSVPTTVAVSSLLAGAATQTFTKAGKKKKVGSEKSGATSPPLPDREGPPGAELAPTAPPGRAEGPAAVIVNGHSEGPAPARSTPKEPPGLPRPLGPPPCPTPQEDFPALCGPCPPRMPPPPGFNAVVLLKGTPPPPGLAPPVSKPPPGFSSLPSSPHPACVPSTTTTTKAPRPTPVPRAYLVPENFRERNLQLIQSIRDFLQSDEARFSKFKSYSGEFRQGVISAAQYYKSCRDLLGENFEKIFNELLVLLPDTAKQQELLLAHTDFRGREKPPGTKAKKNRKSAWQASTRQGCEEATCVPYHTEEAPYS
- the ZNF598 gene encoding E3 ubiquitin-protein ligase ZNF598 isoform X1, giving the protein MAGAAAAGPEGRRAVQEAVAPAPERGGGSCVLCCGDLEATALGRCDHPVCYRCSTKMRVLCEQRYCAVCREELRQVVFGKTLPAFATIPLHQLQHEKKYDIYFMDGRVFALYRQLLQHECPRCPERPPFSLFGDLEQHMRKQHELFCCKLCLRHLQIFTHERKWYSRKDLARHRMQGDPDDTSHRGHPLCKFCDERYLDNDELLKHLRRDHYFCHFCDADGAQDYYSDYAYLREHFREKHFLCEEGRCSTEQFTHAFRTEIDLKAHRTACHSRSRAEARQNRQIDLQFSYAPRHSRRSEGVIGGEDYEELDRYNRQGRTGRASGRGAQQSRRGSWRYKREEEDREVAAAIRASVAAQQQQQQQQQQQQQETRRTEDREEGSRPKKEEAGLRGPEEARGPRRPARTPGEGPGPKEASANGPVNQDTFSTTGPAAGATLPNALPPPVSKLKDEDFPSLCASALSSSSAAAAPGPVGLALAYPVPARGRTTFQEEDFPALVPSASKPSSAPTSLISAWNSGASKKVAHSAPGSQSTSGGSQPPRKSGKGGKGGKKGGPPPAEEAEEDGRAGLTAQELRSVPTTVAVSSLLAGAATQTFTKAGKKKKVGSEKSGATSPPLPDREGPPGAELAPTAPPGRAEGPAAVIVNGHSEGPAPARSTPKEPPGLPRPLGPPPCPTPQEDFPALCGPCPPRMPPPPGFNAVVLLKGTPPPPGLAPPVSKPPPGFSSLPSSPHPACVPSTTTTTKAPRPTPVPRAYLVPENFRERNLQLIQSIRDFLQSDEARFSKFKSYSGEFRQGVISAAQYYKSCRDLLGENFEKIFNELLVLLPDTAKQQELLLAHTDFRGREKPPGTKAKKNRKSAWQASTRQVGLDCCVCPTCQQVLAHGDVGSHQALHAARDDDFPSLQALARILT
- the ZNF598 gene encoding E3 ubiquitin-protein ligase ZNF598 isoform X2, with amino-acid sequence MAGAAAAGPEGRRAVQEAVAPAPERGGGSCVLCCGDLEATALGRCDHPVCYRCSTKMRVLCEQRYCAVCREELRQVVFGKTLPAFATIPLHQLQHEKKYDIYFMDGRVFALYRQLLQHECPRCPERPPFSLFGDLEQHMRKQHELFCCKLCLRHLQIFTHERKWYSRKDLARHRMQGDPDDTSHRGHPLCKFCDERYLDNDELLKHLRRDHYFCHFCDADGAQDYYSDYAYLREHFREKHFLCEEGRCSTEQFTHAFRTEIDLKAHRTACHSRSRAEARQNRQIDLQFSYAPRHSRRSEGVIGGEDYEELDRYNRQGRTGRASGRGAQQSRRGSWREEEDREVAAAIRASVAAQQQQQQQQQQQQQETRRTEDREEGSRPKKEEAGLRGPEEARGPRRPARTPGEGPGPKEASANGPVNQDTFSTTGPAAGATLPNALPPPVSKLKDEDFPSLCASALSSSSAAAAPGPVGLALAYPVPARGRTTFQEEDFPALVPSASKPSSAPTSLISAWNSGASKKVAHSAPGSQSTSGGSQPPRKSGKGGKGGKKGGPPPAEEAEEDGRAGLTAQELRSVPTTVAVSSLLAGAATQTFTKAGKKKKVGSEKSGATSPPLPDREGPPGAELAPTAPPGRAEGPAAVIVNGHSEGPAPARSTPKEPPGLPRPLGPPPCPTPQEDFPALCGPCPPRMPPPPGFNAVVLLKGTPPPPGLAPPVSKPPPGFSSLPSSPHPACVPSTTTTTKAPRPTPVPRAYLVPENFRERNLQLIQSIRDFLQSDEARFSKFKSYSGEFRQGVISAAQYYKSCRDLLGENFEKIFNELLVLLPDTAKQQELLLAHTDFRGREKPPGTKAKKNRKSAWQASTRQVGLDCCVCPTCQQVLAHGDVGSHQALHAARDDDFPSLQALARILT